The window GTGGTCCGCCGCCGGGTGCTGCGAACGTCGGCCGGGGCGCGGGGAGAGCAGCCGAGCCGGCGGCCGTCGGCCGGCGTCCGCCGGGCGCAGCAGCTCGTCCACGCCGGCGGGCCCGCGTACGTGAAGGTCGGACAGGGCATCGCGACCGCGCAGGGCCTGCTGCCCGACGAGTGGGTCGCCGCCTTCGCCTGGTGCCGCGACGAGGTCCCGCCGTTGCCGGCGGGCGAGGCCGAGAAGGCGGTCGAGGCCAGCCTGGGCCGTCCGCTGAGCGAGGTGTTCGCCTCGTTCAGCCCGCAGCCGCGCGCCGCCGCCTCGATCGCCCAGGTCCACGACGCCGTGCTCCTCGACGGCACCGAGGTCGTCGTCAAGGTGCAGCGGCCGGGCCTGCGCCGCCGCTTCGGCGCCGACTTCCGGGTGATGGCCGTCCTCGCCGCGGTGACGACGAAGGTCAGCAAGTCCGCGCGGATGAGCAACGCCAAGGAGATCCTGCCGCTGTCGGCGGAGCTGGTTCTCGGCGAGCTCGACTTCCGCCTCGAGGCGCTGAACATGATCCACGTGGCCGCCGCCGGGGAGGCTGCGGGCACGGGCTTCGTCCGCGTCCCGCGTCCGATCCCCGGCCTGATCACTTCCGACGTCCTGGTCATGGAGCGCGTCGACGGCGTGCCCTACACCGCGGCCCGCGAGCGCTACGGCGACGCGATCGACGGGGCGAAGCTGCTCCGCCTCGCCGCGGCCGGCGTGCTGGAGCACGCGCTGATCTACGGCGTCTTCCACGGCGACCTGCACTCCGGGAACGTCCTCATCACCGAGAACGGCACGATCTCGCTCGTCGACTACGGAGTGTGCGGCCGTATTGACTCTCGGGAACGCGCGCTGCTCGTGCGCATGCTCGTCGCCTCGATGCAGCAGGACTCGCGCGGTCAGGTGATGGCGGCGGTGGAGATGGGCGCGCTGCCCGAGGGTGCGGACATCGAGGCCGCGGTCGCCGAGGTCGAGAAGTACCAGTCGCTGATGACCGAGTTCACCGACGCGTCGTTCAGTCAGCTCGATCTGACGCTGATCACGCGTCAGATGAAGGCGATGATCGGGTCCCTGATGAAGATCGGGTTCCAGACGCCCAAGGAACTCGCCTTGTTCAGCCGCAACATGCTCTACCTGCAGGGATTCGCCGCAGCCCTGGCGCCCGAGGCCAACATGCTGGCCGAACTGGAAGCTTTGCTGGCCCATATGACCGGTAAATACCCAGTCGAGCTGACAACCATCATGATGGGTGCTCTGATCAGACCAGCCGCCCCGCCGGCGGCCGAGTCCAGAGAGGCGGCGGTGGAATCCTGATGCGTCGACAACCGCTTTCGGTGCCGGCCCTCGTTTCCGCAGTCGTGCTGTCGGGGGCAGCTGTGGTCCCGCTGTCCGCTGCCTTTGCCGCCCCCGTTGCGGCGAAGGAGACCTTCGTGCCCGGCACCGGCGCCGCATCCGCGAGCCTGGCCCGGGTGACGATCCGATCGTCCGGTCTCGGGGTCGGCGTCGGCTTCGGTCAGACCCGTACTCGGTTCGCCGGGCCGCAGGGCAACGCCTCGGCCGAGAGTGTCGACACCGGCATGCTCGGGACGCTGTCCAAGGCGCCCGTGGCCTGCGGCGTCGCGCCGGGGACGCTGTTCCCCGAGGGCTCGATGCCCGAGGGCGTCGCGGTCTCCTCCGGCGGTGGTCCGGCGGAGTTGCGCACGGCCTCCGTGGGCGCCGGCACCCCGATCGAGCTCGGCAGCCAGTACGGCGCCGCGAAACCGAACGCCAGGGCCGACGCCACCGTCG of the Sporichthya polymorpha DSM 43042 genome contains:
- a CDS encoding ABC1 kinase family protein; amino-acid sequence: MSRGNPAAGGPPPLPDLDVLAADSAWIRGRDGLVGELALLRRHADVVAPRVRAQARSLAGPRLTPATLVAVVVTFVRFCWFALLGALGEAGSVVRRRVLRTSAGARGEQPSRRPSAGVRRAQQLVHAGGPAYVKVGQGIATAQGLLPDEWVAAFAWCRDEVPPLPAGEAEKAVEASLGRPLSEVFASFSPQPRAAASIAQVHDAVLLDGTEVVVKVQRPGLRRRFGADFRVMAVLAAVTTKVSKSARMSNAKEILPLSAELVLGELDFRLEALNMIHVAAAGEAAGTGFVRVPRPIPGLITSDVLVMERVDGVPYTAARERYGDAIDGAKLLRLAAAGVLEHALIYGVFHGDLHSGNVLITENGTISLVDYGVCGRIDSRERALLVRMLVASMQQDSRGQVMAAVEMGALPEGADIEAAVAEVEKYQSLMTEFTDASFSQLDLTLITRQMKAMIGSLMKIGFQTPKELALFSRNMLYLQGFAAALAPEANMLAELEALLAHMTGKYPVELTTIMMGALIRPAAPPAAESREAAVES